The genomic window GCAACGCCCGCATCGACATATTCCATGAGCCGACCGTCCATCTCAGCTGCGATGGCGCCGCGCATCATCAAAAGTGTGATGACCGGGAAGTGCGGGTTCATGGCGAATTTGGAGAGGTTGTGCTTCTTGATAAAGCGCTGCATCTCCAGCCCGTCATAATCCAGTTTTCCCTTGATGCCGTTGAACGCCATCATCGGAGCCTGGTTGCCGGTCGCCTTGAAGATGCCGCCGAGCAGGCAGGGGATGTAGTTGAACGTTGCGCCGGTGCGCGCGGCGATCTCAGGCAGCACCTTGTGGCACATATAGGCATTCGGGCTGGCGAAATCGAAAATGAAATCTACGGTCTTGGTCATTGGTTTGTCCTTACCAGGTTTCTTTCCATGGGCGCATATCAAGCTCATGGGTCCATGCGGTGCGCGGCTGCTTGTGCAGCATCACATAATTCTGGGCGATGTGGTCTGGATTGAGGATCGCGTCTTCGTCACGCATCTGATCCACATTCGGGTACATCTCACGAATGAAATTAGAATCGATGGCTCCATCAATGATGGTGTGAGCCACATGAATGTTTTTTGGTCCCAGTTCGCGCGCCATGCTTTGCGCCAGAGCCCGAAGCGCATGTTTGGCACCTGAAAAGGCTGACAGTGTTTCGCGTCCGCGGACGCTGGCTGTGGCGCCCGTGAAAATGATCGTTCCGCGCTCGCGTTCCATCATGCGTTTGGCCACTTCGCGCCCCATCAGGAAACCGGCGAAACACGCCATTTCCCAGACCTTGCGGTACACCCGCGCGGTGGTGTCAGCAATCGGGAAACTGACATTGGCGCCGATGTTGAAGACGGCGACCTCTAGCGGTCCTATTTCTTTTTCAATCCGGTCAACCAGAGCAACCATCTCATCTTCGTCGCGGGCGTCTGCAGGCATGGCAACCGCTTCATGCCCTTCATCGCGAATGCTCTGCGCCAGCTCCTCAAGCGCTGCTGCATGGCGGTCACGGCGAACCACGCAGGAGACCATGCCCTCTCGCGCAAACGCGCGGGCAATGGCGCTACCAGTGTCGTCCCCGGCGCCAATGATGAGGCAGGATTTCTTGTCAGCCATTCTATGTCCTCCCACCCGCTGAGGGATGCGGGTCATTTGGTTGTTTTTCTATACTAAATATGCTTAGTTGCAAATAACAACCTTTTTCTGCGAGACAAGTGTTTCCAAGATCAGGAAAGCCCGATGACCCACAAGCACACCCACACCTGCGCCATTGCCGGCATGTTGAATATATTTGGGGACCACTGGACATGGCTCGTCGTGCGCGAAGCGTTTTACGGCGCCACGCGGTTCAAGGATTTTCAGCGCAACACCGGCATTTCAAGGAATCTTCTGGCAGACCGCCTGTCAGTGCTTGTGGATGAAGGTATTTTCAAGAAAACCGACATCGGCACACAGGGCACGCGCTTTGCCTATGAGCTGACTGATAAGGGCCGGTCGCTGCAACCTGTCCTGGCGGCCATGACCCTGTGGGGAAATGAGCACGTTTTTGGTGCGGGCAATGAGCCGGTGGTGATGGTGGATCAAAAGACAGGACAGCGGGTGGAAGCCCTGCATCCGGTCAACGCCAAGGGACGAAAAGTCCTGCCGGAAAATGTTGTCGCGATGCCGGGGCCGGGGGCCAGCAAGGCGACGATCCGACGGCTTGAGGAAGCAGCCGCGCTGGATGTGAGCTGATCGTCAGTAATGTGTCGGCCCGGCGCAGGGCGCCGGACCGACAGAGTGTTTAGCGGACGACGACGTCCAGATTGCTGTCGACAACGAAAATCGCGTCGCAATATCCCAGATTGTTTTCCAGCACCCAGACATGGCCCTGATACGTCATCTGAACAAAACGGGCGCCTGCCGCGATCGTTTTGTAGAACTTCCGCTTGCCCTGCTGGTCAATCCAGTAGAGGTCTGTGGATCTGTTGGTTGGCGTGTTCACCACCACAAGCTGCCGCGCATTGCTGGAGCTTGAGGACTTGAGACCCGCTGTGTTGCAAAGGGGGGCAGCTGCTGCCGGCACGGTAATGGCTGCGGATGCAGCAAGGAGACCTGCGAGCACAAGCGCGCGTTTGAAAATAGCCATTGAGTTTCTTTCTTTTTGATTCTGCCAAACCGGCAATTCGACACCAAACCACTTCGGCCACATCAGGTCACGCTGCAATTTGTAGGTATGCTGATAATTTTCTGCGACCAGCCGACAAGACCTGCTGCCGGTGCAGGTTCGAGCTAGTTTTGGGTGCCGCGTAGATGCTGTTTCAGCACGGTCAACAGCACATCGGCATAGCTGAACAAAACGTCAGTATTCGGAGCAGTGCGTGCATAAGACCAAAGGCCCTGAACTGAAACTGTTGTGAAGCCGGCAAGAGCGGAGATTTCATCGTCACTGAGCAGGCCATGAGACGCGTTCTCATGGGTGAAGACCTTGGTAAAGCCGGCCGTCAGGCGCCTGTTGTGTGCTTCAAGCCTGTCCCGGGTCTCTGTGTCGTCGGGGTCAAGCTGCGCCAGGGTGTTTGCGACCAGACAGCCAAGGACCGGCTGATCAGACTCCGCCACCGAGCGCAACTGCCTCTCGATGTAATTTCGGATGTCTTCCAGCCTGGCACCATCCGCCTCGACCTGCCCGAAAGCGGGCGTGACATAGAGCTCCTGGTAGCGCTCAAGACAGGCATGGAACAGCGCCTGCTTGCCGGAAAAATCACTGTAGATACTGCCGCGGCTGACCCCTGTCTCGCGCACGAGATCGCCCATGGAAATGACGTGATAACCGGCCTTCCAGAACTGGGTGAGGGCGCTGTCGACCAGGGTGGTGCGCGAATGGGACTTGGCTCGGGGCATGTTCTCTGTTGTAGTGGAACGATCATTCCAATACAACCATCTCCCCAACAACACAGATTCAGTCACCGTTTCAAGGGACACGCATCATGGCCGACAGCTTTCGCGACAAGAAGAAGTTTCAGACCGTTCACGGCAAGCAGATGGCCTATATCGAAGAAGGCGAGGGTGATCCCATCGTCTTCCTCCACGGCAATCCCACATCGTCCTATCTGTGGCGCAACATCATGCCGTATCTCGCGGGCAAGGGCCGCCTGATAGCGCCTGACCTCATCGGCATGGGGGACTCAGACAAACTCGATGACAGCGGCCCTGACCGCTACACATATGTGGAGCACCGCAAATACCTGTTTGCCCTGCTGGAACAGCTGGGTGTCACAAGCAATGTCACCCTGGTAATCCACGACTGGGGCTCCGGTCTTGGATTTCACTGGGGGCATAAAAACCCGTCCGCTGTCAAAGGCATTGCCTTCATGGAGGCCATTGTCGCGCCGATTCCCAAATGGGATCAGTTTCCTGAAGGCGCGCGCGAGATTTTTCAGGGCTTCAGGTCGCCGGCCGGTGAAGACATGGTGCTGGAGCAAAACATGTTCGTGGAAGGCGTGCTCCCCACATCCATACTCCGTACCATGACAGACGAAGAAATGGACGAATATCGCCGCCCCTTTGCTGAGGCCGGTGAGGGCCGCCGCCCAACACTCACATGGCCGCGCCAGATCCCCATCGAAGGCGAGCCCGCGGACGTTGTTGAGATCGTCAGTAGTTATGGCGCATGGCTGGCTGAAACACAGATTCCCAAACTGTTTGTGAATGCTGAGCCTGGCGCACTGATCGCCGGTCCCGTCCGCGATCTGGTTCGGACCTGGCCAAACCTCACCGAAGTCACCGTGGCCGGATCACATTTCATTCAGGAAGACTCCCCTGATGAGATCGGCAAGGCGGTCGCTGACTGGCACGCCAAGCTCTGAAAAGGCGGGGACTTGGGAACTCTCAAATTTTTCTGGGCGTGCCCATGGAACAATCAGCCGACCCTCGGGTTATGTCCCTTCTGAACATAAAACAGGCACTTTGAAGCCGGAGGGGTTTCCGTTCGGCGCTGCGACTTGACACGAGTACGCTGGCAGCGCACGACATCAATATGCATTCTTCAAACGAGCAGATTGCTTTTTTCAATGAGACGGGCGACGGCGCAGAAGTGCGCCCGCCTTACCGTGAATTGCTGTCGTGGATTGAAGCTCAGGGCCCCGACGCCCTGTCGCTGAAAAACCGTGAAGCGGAAACGCTGTTTCGCAAAATCGGCATCACCTTTGCCGTTTACGGCGAAGGCGGCAGCCCGGAACGGCTCATTCCATTTGATATTGTCCCCCGCATCTTTACAGCGTCTGAATGGGGACTCCTGAGCCAGGGTGTGAAGCAGCGCGCCCGCGCGCTCAACATGTTCCTCAAGGACGTCTATCACCGCGGCGACATTATCCGCGCAGGGATTATTCCAGCCGACCTTGTGTATCTCAATGAGTCCTACGAGCCCGCCGTCGTCGGCATCACGCCGCCGCGCAGCGTCTATAGCCATATCGTAGGTACGGACATTGTCCGCGTCGGCGCCAATGAGTTCTACGTGCTGGAGGACAACTGCCGCACGCCATCCGGTGTCTCCTATATGCTGGAGAACCGCGAAATCATGATGCGCATGTTCCCGGATCTGTTTTCCGGACGCCGCATCATGCCGGTGGATGATTATCCCAACCTGCTGCACAAGACCCTGTCATCGGTGGCGCCCCACAAATGTGAGGGCGACCCGGTTGTGGTGGTCCTGTCGCCTGGCTCATTTAACAGTGCCTATTACGAGCACTCCTTTCTGGCCGACCAGATGGGCGTTGATATCGTTGAGGGCAAGGATTTGTACGTAGACGGAGAATTCGTCTACATGCGCACCACCCAGGGCCCGCGCCGTGTGGATGTCATCTACCGCCGCCTTGATGATCCTTACATTGATCCGTTGTGCTTTCGGCCGGACTCGCTTTTGGGTGTGCCCGGGCTGATGAATGTCTACCGCTCGGGCGGCGTTGCCATCTGCAGCGCGCCGGGCGCCGGTGTGGCCGACGATAAGGCCATTTACATCTACGTGCCTGAAATGATCCGCTTTTATCTGGGCGAGGAACCCATCCTCAAAAACGTGCCCACATGGAAGTGCGGTGACCCAAGCGAATGCGCGTATGTGCTGGAAAACATCAAGGACCTTGTCGTCAAGGAAGTGCACGGGTCCGGTGGCTACGGCATGTTGATCGGGCCGCGCGCGACGGCTGCGGAGATTGAAGCCTATATCGCCCGCATCAAGGCCAAACCAAGTAACTTCATCGCCCAGCCGACGCTGGCCCTTTCAACCTGCCCGACTTTCGTCCAGCAGGAAATTGCCCCCCGGCACGTGGATTTCAGACCGTTCTGTCTTGTCGGCAGCGGCATCCATCTGCCCGCTGGTGGCCTCACCCGCGTCGCCCTCAACAAGGGATCGCTGGTCGTCAATTCAAGCCAGGGCGGCGGTGTCAAAGACACCTGGGTCCTGGCAGATTAATCGGTGATGACATGTTAAGCCGCACGGCTGAGAACATATTCTGGATTGCCCGTCTGACGGAGCGTGCCGAAAACATGGCGCGTATGCTGGAGATGGGATATCGCATGGCGATGATGCCGGCGTCCGGTGCCGGGCACCGCAACGAGTGGCGGTCGATCATCGCCGCTGCGGGACGCAAGGCGGATTTTGACGCCAACTATGACGCAACCAACCAGCGCATGGTGTGCGACTACCTGATTTTCGACGAGGACAATCCCTCAAGCATCGTCAATTGCGTACGTACAGCGCGGGAAAACGCGCGTGCCGTGCGCACAGCTTTGACGACCGAAATGTGGGTCGCCCTCAACGAAACCTGGATTGAGCTGCGCGATATGAGCCCGGCTCAGATGGCGGCTGGTGGCCTGCCCACCTTCCTGGACTGGGTGAAGGGTCGCACCGGTCAGTTCCGAGGCGCCACGGATTCATCCATGCTGCGCAGCGATGGTTATGACTTCCTGAGGACAGGGTCGTTCGTGGAGCGCGCCGACAATACGGCACGCCTGCTGGACGTGAAATATTACGTGTTGCTGCCTGAGTCGGAGAGCGTGGGCGGCGGCATCGACAATTACCAGTGGACAACAGTGCTGCGTGCGCTGTCGTCCCACCGGGCATTCCACCATACCTACCGGTCTGACTATACGCCCTGGAGCATCGCGGATTTCTTGATCCTCAACCGACAGTGCCCCCGGTCGCTGCTGTATTGCTACAGCCAGGTGGGCGAGCATCTCACCCAGCTCTCCCGACGGTATGGCACGCGCTCGAAGAGCCTGAGCCTCACCAACAACGTGATCGCCAGACTTGCAGACAATGTAGCGGACGACATTTTTGAAGTCGGCCTGCACGAATTTCTGACCGACTTTATTCGTCAAAATGCGGAATTGTCTGAAACCATGACTGAAGACTTTCATTTCGGGTGGAGCTAGTCGATGCGTCTGAAAATCGAACACCGCACCCGCTATGCCTTTTCAGAGCCCGTGCGCTTTGTCGTCCAGAGCCTGAAGCTGACACCAAGCCGCCACGAAGGCCAGAAGCCGGTCAACTGGTCTGTCACCGCAGAAGGCTGCCAGATCACAGCCGGGTTCACCGACGGGTACGGGGACGAGATTTTGACACTCACCTGCCCGGAGCCGCGCACGGAAGTCGACGTGCTGGTCAGCGGTGAAGTCATTACAAAAGACACCTCCGGCGTTCTGCGCGGCCACGCCGAGCAGATCAAGCCGCGCGCCTTTTTGCGCGCAACAGACCTGACCGAGCCTGACAGCAACATTCGCGATCTGGCGATGAGCGTGGCCGCAAGTCAGGGCGCTGACGAAACCGGTCAGCCCGGCACCCTCGACCTGGCCCATGCACTTGTGGCTGGTGTGGCGGATGCCATTGCCTACACCCCTGGTACCACCCACGCGCAAACCAGGGCGGCTGAAGCGTTGGAAGCCGGGCACGGGGTCTGCCAGGACCATGCCCATGTGATGATTTCAGCGGCCCGTGTGCTTGGCCTTCCGGCCCGCTACGTCAGTGGATATCTGTTCACCGACGCCAATGGGGAGACCCATGAGGCGGCCCATGGGTGGGCGGAGATCGCCCTCGATGGCCTGGGGTGGGTCGGTTTTGACGTCTCGAACCGCTGCTGTCCCACCGATGGATATATTCGGTTGGGATCAGGGCTGGACGCGCGCGACGCAGCTCCCCTAAAAGGTGTACATTCCGGCCTCGCGGATGAGGACATGGATGTGACCCTGTCCGTACAGGAAGCCCAGCAACAATAAAGTTCAGCGGGCTTTGGAGGATACCGAATCATGACGTATTGCGTCGGCCTGATGGTAGATCAGGGCCTCGTATTTCTGTCTGACACCCGCACCAATGCGGGCATCGACAACATTGCCCGCTTCCGAAAGATGTTCACCTGGGAAGTCCCCGGCGAGCGGAGCCTGGTGCTGATGACGGCAGGCAACCTGGCCACCTCTCAGGCTGTGGTGAGCATGCTGGAGGAAGGCATAGAGGCAGGCACATCCGAAGAAGCAGCCGCAATGCTTGGGGACAATGCGCTCCCATCATTGCTGAAGGCCCCCAATATGTTCCGCAGCGCTGAGATTGTCGGTGAAGCGATGGTCGCTGTGCAAAAGCGTTTCCGCAAATCGCTTGACCAGATGAACGAAGCCGGTGGCTCGACGATGATCCTTGGTGGTCAGCGCAAGGGCGGCACACCGCGCCTGTTTTTGGTTTACCCCGAGGGAAACTGCATCGAGGCGACGGAAGACACGCCGTTCCTGCAAATCGGTGAGCACAAATACGGCAAGCCCATTCTGGACCGGGTCATCGCCAGGGACACACCCCTGGAAGAAGCCCGGAAGGCGGCTTTGCTGTCGATGGACTCAACTCTGCGCAGTAACCTGTCGGTCGGAATGCCGCTGGACCTTGCTGTCCTGCCAACGGATACCTGCACGCTCTCAGAGCGCCGCCGCATCGAAGCGGACGACGAGGATTTTCACACGCTCAGTGAGAACTGGTCAGCGGCCCTCAAGGACGCTTTCCACGGCATTCTGTAGGACGCCGCCAGTCATCGAGGATCGCACACCTTCCACCACCTGCCGCGCCAGCAGGTGAAGGTGATCATCCGTCTGTGCAAGGCGCGCCTCTGATTTGTCCGCACTGTTGAACGCCACGCCAAACGGCGTGGGTGATCCGCGCAACGCGTGGGTGATGTCGCGTAACATGCCAAGGGTCGTGACGGCGCCCTGCATGCCTGCACCCGCAGCAACCAGCCCGACAGATCGGCCATCGAAATAGGGGCGCGTGTCCTTGCTGAGGTCTTCCACATAGTCGAGCGCGTTTTTCAGCAGCCCCGAGACAGACCCATGATAGCCGGGCGAGCCGATGATAATGCCGTCTGCACGGCGCAGCGCCTCTACCAGAGCTACAGCCTGCGGTGTGCGGCCAGGATTCTCGGGGCATAGAACGGCATCTCAAGCGCCGGGCCCGCGAGCATCAATGTGTCAGCGCCCATGCGTGAAGCATGGGCAAGGGCGGCTTCAACGGCTAGCTGCGTCGAAGACCCATGCCGCAAAGTGCCGCCAAGTCCGACAATCAGAGGAGCGCAATCAGCCATCAGTCGTCAGACGGCGACATAGGCACCGTCCAGCGGCAGGGCGGCACCATTCACATAGGCCGCTTTGTCGCTACACAGCCATGCACACAATTCGCCAACTTCGCTTGGCTCTGCCATGCGCTTGGCCGGAATATTGTCGATGAGCGGGGCAAGCACTTCCGGTGTTGTATCAAGGACGTTTTGAACGAGCTGTGTTTTGACAGCACCGGGACACACCGCATTGATGCGAATGCCCTGGGCCGCATACTCAGCTGCCGCGCTCTTGGTCATGCCGACAACACCATGCTTGGCGGCGGCATATTGTACGATCTGAGCACCGCCGATCAGCCCCATGATGGACGCAATATTGATGATGACGCCGCTGCCCGATGATTCCATATGCGCCAGCTGATGCTTCATGCACAAAAAGACACCACGCAGATTGACGGAAATGACCTCGTCAAAATCCTCCGTCTTTGTTTCGGAGAAGGAGCAAAGCGCGCCTTCAATGCCCGCATTGTTGATGGCGAAATCAACGCTGCCAAAGCGGCCAACTGCATCGTCGAAGGCTTGCGACACGCTTTTTTCGTCGCGGACATCGCCCTGTGTGCAGGCGACACTGCGGCCTTCCGCGGTGAGATCTTTTTCGATCTGGTCAGCCGCATCACCATTGAGATCAAACCCCGTGACGTTTGCGCCATAGCCCGCAAACACGCGTGCCGTTGCCGCGCCGATGCCAGAGCCGATGCCAGTGATGAAGACTGTTTTTCTACTGAGGTCCATGGTCCGTTCTTTCCAATGTCCGCGCCTTACCGACGTCTCGCTGGTGTGCATTGCTAGTGGAATTCAATTGGCATCTTGCCCAGCACGCGGAAGAAGGACTCCGACCAGGCGCAATCGTCATACTGAATTTCTGCCTTCGGCAAGCGAGACACAAAGGCATGAAAGGCCCGGCTGGCCTCCATGCGTGCGAGCTGGTTGCCAAGGCAGGTGTGGGCGCCGCCGCCAAATGAGGCGTGGCTGATGCCCTGCCGGGTGATGTCCATGGTGTCAGGATCATCATGAACGCGCGGGTCATGATTGGCAGCCCCGAGCATCATCCAGAGAACCGCATTTTCCGGCAGCGTCTTGCCGCCAACTTCATAGGGCTCCGTCAGAACACGCCAGTTGAACAGTACCGGCGTGTCATATCGCAGGCATTCCTCAACCGTGTTCTTTGCAAGGTCCGGGTTCTGTTTCAGCAGCTCTGCCTGGTCCGGATTCTCGATCAGTGCCTTGGTGCCGTTACCAATCAGGCCGATGGTCGTTTCAAACCCGGCAATCAGCAGCCCGATGGCCTGAATGGCCAGCTCAACGTCACCCAGCCGGTCGCCTTTTTCCTCAGACTGAATCAGATTTGTCAGCAGGTCCTCACGCGGGTTGGCGCGGCGCAGTTTGATCTGCGCCTCGAAATAGTCCGCCATCTGCTCGCCCGCCTGCCGCGTATGTTCAACCACATCTTCCGGCAGGAAGCGGGCAAAGAACGCGTTGGTGCGTGCCGCCGTCCACACAGTGAACTGATCAATATCCTCTTCCGGCAGCCCCATGATCCGGCAGATCATGCGGGAAGGAATGCGCAGGGCAAAATCCTCAACCACTTCCATGCCGCCCTGCTTGAGGGCCGTATGCATGGCCTCGTCCACAACCCGGTCAATCTCACCTTCGATGTGCTTGAGAGCCTTTGGGGTGAAAGCCCCCAGAACCAGACGGCGCAGGCGCGCATGCTCGGGACCATCCATGTTGAGCATAAAGTCACGGAAGCTGCCGCGACGGTCCTGGTCGTCCATATTCGGGGAGGACCCATCTGCCAGCGTCTGGCTCGTGGGTGCATTGCGGAACACGTCCACCACATCCGCGTGGCGCGAGATGCGCCAGGGACCAACAGGTGTTTCGTTGACGGGATCTTTTTCCCGCAACTGGTTCATGGCTGGATACGGATCATCCCGGAAGCTGGGCGCAAAGGGGTTTGCCCCGGCCCATCCATCATCTTCGACCTCGGGTGTTGGGGCGCCGGTCATTTTGCACCTCCCGCGACTTTAAAGACGTCATAGATGACTTTGCCCGAGCCAAACTCGCGCATGCAGCCAATAAACACATGGCGGCCAAGCCATGCGTGCTTTTCAGAGTCGGTTTGAAAATAGGGCGTCGAGTAGAAGTACATGGCGTCGCCGGGAATTGTGCCGCCGGCCTGAATCGTCTCGATCTGCTCCGGCGTCATGTCGCCGATGCCGTTGTAGTGGCAATAGGCGTGTGA from Candidatus Phaeomarinobacter ectocarpi includes these protein-coding regions:
- a CDS encoding 2-hydroxychromene-2-carboxylate isomerase, with translation MTKTVDFIFDFASPNAYMCHKVLPEIAARTGATFNYIPCLLGGIFKATGNQAPMMAFNGIKGKLDYDGLEMQRFIKKHNLSKFAMNPHFPVITLLMMRGAIAAEMDGRLMEYVDAGVAHMWEEGLKMDDPEVYAAAMTKAGFDGADLLARTQDPAVKQKLVDNTSAAVERGAFGIPTFYVGKEMFFGKERLGQMEEEIMAS
- a CDS encoding SDR family oxidoreductase, producing MADKKSCLIIGAGDDTGSAIARAFAREGMVSCVVRRDRHAAALEELAQSIRDEGHEAVAMPADARDEDEMVALVDRIEKEIGPLEVAVFNIGANVSFPIADTTARVYRKVWEMACFAGFLMGREVAKRMMERERGTIIFTGATASVRGRETLSAFSGAKHALRALAQSMARELGPKNIHVAHTIIDGAIDSNFIREMYPNVDQMRDEDAILNPDHIAQNYVMLHKQPRTAWTHELDMRPWKETW
- a CDS encoding winged helix-turn-helix transcriptional regulator, which encodes MTHKHTHTCAIAGMLNIFGDHWTWLVVREAFYGATRFKDFQRNTGISRNLLADRLSVLVDEGIFKKTDIGTQGTRFAYELTDKGRSLQPVLAAMTLWGNEHVFGAGNEPVVMVDQKTGQRVEALHPVNAKGRKVLPENVVAMPGPGASKATIRRLEEAAALDVS
- a CDS encoding TetR/AcrR family transcriptional regulator; its protein translation is MPRAKSHSRTTLVDSALTQFWKAGYHVISMGDLVRETGVSRGSIYSDFSGKQALFHACLERYQELYVTPAFGQVEADGARLEDIRNYIERQLRSVAESDQPVLGCLVANTLAQLDPDDTETRDRLEAHNRRLTAGFTKVFTHENASHGLLSDDEISALAGFTTVSVQGLWSYARTAPNTDVLFSYADVLLTVLKQHLRGTQN
- a CDS encoding haloalkane dehalogenase, yielding MADSFRDKKKFQTVHGKQMAYIEEGEGDPIVFLHGNPTSSYLWRNIMPYLAGKGRLIAPDLIGMGDSDKLDDSGPDRYTYVEHRKYLFALLEQLGVTSNVTLVIHDWGSGLGFHWGHKNPSAVKGIAFMEAIVAPIPKWDQFPEGAREIFQGFRSPAGEDMVLEQNMFVEGVLPTSILRTMTDEEMDEYRRPFAEAGEGRRPTLTWPRQIPIEGEPADVVEIVSSYGAWLAETQIPKLFVNAEPGALIAGPVRDLVRTWPNLTEVTVAGSHFIQEDSPDEIGKAVADWHAKL
- a CDS encoding circularly permuted type 2 ATP-grasp protein; the encoded protein is MHSSNEQIAFFNETGDGAEVRPPYRELLSWIEAQGPDALSLKNREAETLFRKIGITFAVYGEGGSPERLIPFDIVPRIFTASEWGLLSQGVKQRARALNMFLKDVYHRGDIIRAGIIPADLVYLNESYEPAVVGITPPRSVYSHIVGTDIVRVGANEFYVLEDNCRTPSGVSYMLENREIMMRMFPDLFSGRRIMPVDDYPNLLHKTLSSVAPHKCEGDPVVVVLSPGSFNSAYYEHSFLADQMGVDIVEGKDLYVDGEFVYMRTTQGPRRVDVIYRRLDDPYIDPLCFRPDSLLGVPGLMNVYRSGGVAICSAPGAGVADDKAIYIYVPEMIRFYLGEEPILKNVPTWKCGDPSECAYVLENIKDLVVKEVHGSGGYGMLIGPRATAAEIEAYIARIKAKPSNFIAQPTLALSTCPTFVQQEIAPRHVDFRPFCLVGSGIHLPAGGLTRVALNKGSLVVNSSQGGGVKDTWVLAD
- a CDS encoding alpha-E domain-containing protein, whose amino-acid sequence is MLSRTAENIFWIARLTERAENMARMLEMGYRMAMMPASGAGHRNEWRSIIAAAGRKADFDANYDATNQRMVCDYLIFDEDNPSSIVNCVRTARENARAVRTALTTEMWVALNETWIELRDMSPAQMAAGGLPTFLDWVKGRTGQFRGATDSSMLRSDGYDFLRTGSFVERADNTARLLDVKYYVLLPESESVGGGIDNYQWTTVLRALSSHRAFHHTYRSDYTPWSIADFLILNRQCPRSLLYCYSQVGEHLTQLSRRYGTRSKSLSLTNNVIARLADNVADDIFEVGLHEFLTDFIRQNAELSETMTEDFHFGWS
- a CDS encoding transglutaminase family protein; the encoded protein is MRLKIEHRTRYAFSEPVRFVVQSLKLTPSRHEGQKPVNWSVTAEGCQITAGFTDGYGDEILTLTCPEPRTEVDVLVSGEVITKDTSGVLRGHAEQIKPRAFLRATDLTEPDSNIRDLAMSVAASQGADETGQPGTLDLAHALVAGVADAIAYTPGTTHAQTRAAEALEAGHGVCQDHAHVMISAARVLGLPARYVSGYLFTDANGETHEAAHGWAEIALDGLGWVGFDVSNRCCPTDGYIRLGSGLDARDAAPLKGVHSGLADEDMDVTLSVQEAQQQ
- a CDS encoding proteasome-type protease; its protein translation is MTYCVGLMVDQGLVFLSDTRTNAGIDNIARFRKMFTWEVPGERSLVLMTAGNLATSQAVVSMLEEGIEAGTSEEAAAMLGDNALPSLLKAPNMFRSAEIVGEAMVAVQKRFRKSLDQMNEAGGSTMILGGQRKGGTPRLFLVYPEGNCIEATEDTPFLQIGEHKYGKPILDRVIARDTPLEEARKAALLSMDSTLRSNLSVGMPLDLAVLPTDTCTLSERRRIEADDEDFHTLSENWSAALKDAFHGIL
- a CDS encoding NAD(P)H-dependent oxidoreductase, producing MVEALRRADGIIIGSPGYHGSVSGLLKNALDYVEDLSKDTRPYFDGRSVGLVAAGAGMQGAVTTLGMLRDITHALRGSPTPFGVAFNSADKSEARLAQTDDHLHLLARQVVEGVRSSMTGGVLQNAVESVLEGR
- a CDS encoding glucose 1-dehydrogenase, with the protein product MHTSETSVRRGHWKERTMDLSRKTVFITGIGSGIGAATARVFAGYGANVTGFDLNGDAADQIEKDLTAEGRSVACTQGDVRDEKSVSQAFDDAVGRFGSVDFAINNAGIEGALCSFSETKTEDFDEVISVNLRGVFLCMKHQLAHMESSGSGVIINIASIMGLIGGAQIVQYAAAKHGVVGMTKSAAAEYAAQGIRINAVCPGAVKTQLVQNVLDTTPEVLAPLIDNIPAKRMAEPSEVGELCAWLCSDKAAYVNGAALPLDGAYVAV
- a CDS encoding cytochrome P450 produces the protein MTGAPTPEVEDDGWAGANPFAPSFRDDPYPAMNQLREKDPVNETPVGPWRISRHADVVDVFRNAPTSQTLADGSSPNMDDQDRRGSFRDFMLNMDGPEHARLRRLVLGAFTPKALKHIEGEIDRVVDEAMHTALKQGGMEVVEDFALRIPSRMICRIMGLPEEDIDQFTVWTAARTNAFFARFLPEDVVEHTRQAGEQMADYFEAQIKLRRANPREDLLTNLIQSEEKGDRLGDVELAIQAIGLLIAGFETTIGLIGNGTKALIENPDQAELLKQNPDLAKNTVEECLRYDTPVLFNWRVLTEPYEVGGKTLPENAVLWMMLGAANHDPRVHDDPDTMDITRQGISHASFGGGAHTCLGNQLARMEASRAFHAFVSRLPKAEIQYDDCAWSESFFRVLGKMPIEFH